In bacterium, one DNA window encodes the following:
- a CDS encoding ABC transporter substrate-binding protein produces MMRRVLPVVLLVALVAGMPAGGQGRPIIVGAVYPTDGPQAAPGGGTDEYRGLLLAAEYVNLHGGVAGRSVEIRLASAASSDAAPSAVEQLAEGGVTTVVGTYGSVIARPAAETAARLGLVYWETGAVGDIAAHAAPGVHFFRVAPSGAVLGRQAVAFVRDQLAPRLRHARPLRYTVAYVDDAFGRAEAQGEIAEIRRSGLPLAAVLPYDAWHADYGALAGRIGAARSDVLIVAGYMENAVALRQAILRRHVPLAVNIGGCSAYIMPEFGRRLGAGAVGVFSSDKTGDLLPTRALAPQAAQALLWARQQFRQRYGHPLWEPALSGFAGGLALFQGVLPRPANLSPAAVASAARRAALPAGALPNGAGLAFGAPGTPAAGENLRAASVVWEWVAPNTRALVWPPAYATQPVVLP; encoded by the coding sequence ATGATGCGACGCGTGTTGCCGGTGGTACTGCTCGTGGCGCTGGTCGCGGGCATGCCGGCGGGCGGCCAGGGGCGGCCCATCATCGTGGGCGCGGTCTACCCGACGGACGGCCCGCAGGCCGCGCCGGGCGGAGGGACCGACGAGTACCGCGGACTCCTGTTGGCGGCGGAGTACGTCAACCTGCACGGGGGCGTGGCGGGGCGCTCGGTGGAGATCCGTTTGGCGTCCGCCGCATCGTCGGATGCCGCCCCCTCGGCCGTCGAGCAGCTCGCGGAGGGCGGCGTGACGACGGTCGTGGGCACCTACGGCAGCGTCATCGCGCGTCCCGCCGCCGAGACGGCGGCGCGGCTGGGGCTCGTCTACTGGGAGACGGGTGCCGTCGGAGACATCGCCGCGCACGCGGCGCCGGGCGTGCACTTCTTCCGCGTCGCCCCGAGCGGCGCGGTCCTCGGCCGGCAGGCCGTGGCCTTTGTGCGCGACCAACTCGCCCCGCGCCTCCGTCATGCGCGCCCCCTCCGGTACACCGTCGCCTACGTGGACGATGCGTTCGGCCGGGCGGAGGCGCAGGGGGAGATTGCGGAGATCCGGCGATCCGGACTGCCGCTCGCGGCCGTCCTGCCGTACGATGCGTGGCACGCGGACTATGGAGCCCTGGCCGGACGCATCGGCGCGGCGCGCAGCGACGTGTTGATCGTGGCCGGGTATATGGAAAACGCCGTCGCGCTCCGGCAGGCGATCCTGCGCCGGCACGTGCCGCTGGCCGTCAACATCGGCGGATGCTCGGCCTACATCATGCCCGAGTTCGGCCGGCGGCTCGGAGCCGGCGCCGTCGGCGTGTTCTCCTCCGACAAGACCGGTGATCTCCTCCCGACGCGCGCGCTCGCCCCGCAGGCGGCGCAGGCCTTGCTCTGGGCCCGGCAGCAGTTCCGGCAGCGGTACGGACATCCGCTGTGGGAACCGGCGCTGTCCGGCTTTGCCGGCGGCCTGGCGCTCTTCCAGGGCGTCCTGCCCCGCCCAGCAAATCTGTCTCCGGCCGCGGTCGCCTCCGCCGCCCGGCGGGCGGCCCTTCCCGCCGGCGCGCTCCCCAACGGCGCCGGCCTGGCGTTCGGCGCGCCCGGCACGCCGGCCGCCGGAGAAAATCTACGGGCCGCCAGCGTGGTCTGGGAGTGGGTCGCGCCGAACACGCGGGCGCTCGTGTGGCCGCCGGCGTATGCGACCCAGCCGGTGGTCCTGCCGTAG
- a CDS encoding M28 family peptidase translates to MSRTADITGWTDAALEGRLLDGVSLKVPWRVVEDFSKLTRLSGSPEERRAFEILMRHLEKWGVPHRLHEPLCFISIPGPAAVKCNEVTYRAKTPAMSVSTGGDDVTGELVYVRGAGADSAADVFSAGVEFGGARVEGKIVLTEGMASPGKVRDLMTAGALAGIFINPGENIHEGICTTIWGTPDLDAAPRQPSLPVVAVNRPDGAALIRAAQQGARAAVATRLDTGWRTIPVLVAEIPGRQAPGEFVLLHGHLDGWHFGVGDNATGDATLLELARVFWRHRRRLARTLRIAWWSGHSHGRYAGSTWYSDTHALDLARHCVAQVNCDSPGCRWATTFNHLTAMSETVPLVDAAIRATTGITPQPERPPRAGDYSFNDIGLSSFYMLSSTMSEEDRAAKGYYAVGGCGGNIAWHTEDDLMEIADKDNLLRDMRVYAASVLRVLQASLHPLDWTQTAAEFRGTLERYERAAGDLFDFGPARAALDAFQGALDTFYAGAPARGTARTAAVRRFNAAQRRLGRLLIPVNYSRMPAFWHDPAVNVPALPDLAPALGAAQAAGNTAQQGILRAHLTRGQNRLAWALEQARETVGG, encoded by the coding sequence ATGAGTCGCACAGCGGACATCACGGGATGGACCGACGCCGCGCTCGAGGGGCGGCTGCTCGACGGCGTCTCGCTCAAGGTCCCGTGGCGGGTCGTCGAAGATTTTTCCAAACTGACGCGCCTGTCCGGGTCGCCGGAGGAGCGGCGCGCGTTCGAGATCCTGATGCGGCACCTCGAGAAGTGGGGCGTGCCGCACCGGCTGCATGAGCCCCTGTGCTTCATCTCGATCCCCGGCCCGGCGGCGGTCAAGTGCAACGAGGTGACGTACCGGGCCAAGACGCCGGCGATGTCGGTGTCGACCGGAGGAGACGATGTGACGGGTGAGCTCGTCTACGTCCGGGGAGCCGGCGCGGACAGCGCCGCCGACGTGTTCTCGGCGGGCGTGGAGTTCGGGGGCGCGCGCGTCGAGGGCAAGATCGTCCTCACCGAGGGCATGGCCTCGCCCGGGAAGGTGCGGGACCTGATGACGGCCGGGGCGCTCGCCGGCATCTTCATCAATCCCGGTGAGAACATCCACGAGGGCATCTGCACGACGATCTGGGGCACGCCCGACCTCGACGCCGCCCCGCGGCAGCCCTCGCTGCCCGTGGTCGCGGTCAACCGGCCCGACGGCGCGGCGCTGATACGCGCCGCGCAGCAGGGCGCGCGCGCGGCGGTCGCGACCCGGCTCGACACGGGATGGCGCACGATCCCGGTGCTCGTGGCGGAGATTCCCGGCCGGCAGGCGCCCGGGGAGTTCGTGCTGCTGCACGGGCATCTCGACGGCTGGCACTTCGGTGTCGGCGACAATGCCACGGGCGACGCGACCCTGCTGGAGCTGGCGCGGGTCTTTTGGCGGCACCGCCGCCGGCTCGCGCGCACGCTGCGAATCGCCTGGTGGTCCGGCCACTCCCACGGGCGCTACGCCGGCTCCACCTGGTACAGTGACACCCACGCGCTCGATCTCGCGCGGCATTGCGTGGCGCAGGTGAACTGCGACTCACCGGGCTGCCGGTGGGCGACGACGTTCAATCACCTGACCGCGATGAGCGAGACGGTACCCCTCGTAGACGCGGCGATCCGTGCGACGACGGGCATCACGCCCCAGCCCGAGCGGCCGCCGCGGGCCGGCGACTACTCGTTCAACGACATCGGCCTGTCGTCGTTCTACATGCTCAGCTCGACGATGTCGGAAGAAGACCGGGCCGCGAAGGGGTACTACGCGGTGGGCGGATGCGGCGGCAACATCGCCTGGCACACCGAGGACGATCTGATGGAGATCGCGGACAAGGACAACCTGCTCCGCGACATGCGGGTCTACGCGGCGTCGGTGTTGCGGGTGCTCCAGGCGTCGCTGCACCCGCTCGACTGGACCCAAACCGCGGCCGAGTTTCGAGGCACCCTCGAACGGTACGAACGGGCGGCGGGGGATCTCTTTGATTTCGGACCGGCGCGCGCGGCCCTCGACGCCTTCCAGGGCGCGCTCGACACGTTCTACGCCGGGGCCCCGGCCCGGGGCACCGCGCGCACCGCCGCGGTGCGCCGCTTCAACGCCGCCCAGCGCCGACTGGGCCGCCTGCTGATCCCGGTGAATTACAGTCGCATGCCGGCGTTCTGGCACGATCCCGCGGTCAACGTGCCGGCGCTGCCGGACCTTGCGCCGGCGCTCGGTGCGGCGCAGGCGGCCGGCAACACGGCACAGCAGGGCATCTTGCGGGCGCACCTGACACGCGGGCAGAACCGTCTTGCCTGGGCGCTGGAACAGGCGCGGGAAACGGTCGGGGGCTGA